GAATGTGCGCTTGTTGCTTCCAACTCGCGAAGAACTGCGGCGGCGCTTTGAGAGCGCCGCCGCAGCCGGATGCGAATCCAGGAGGCGTACCTTGCCAGGGACGGAGGGAGCCGTCGTGGCCGAGGCCATCGGAGACGGCAGAGCACGAAGTGAGCCCGCCGAACTCCCACGTACTTTCGCACATGTCGTGCGGTTAGAAGTGTGGCAGTGATCACAGTGGGAGTCCAGCGCAATCAGTTACCGCCCATGGCCGCAAGATCTACGTCTTTAGGTATGTATGGGGGACCAGCACCATGAACGTCGCCAACTTGCTGGCCCGTGCGGGGCGGTCGTCAGCGGATCGTTCGGCGTTGGCGGTCGGATCGCAACATTACGCGACCTACGGCGAACTGGCAGGGCGGGTCGCCGCCCTGGCAGGTGCGTTCGGCCGGCGTTTCGGGCTGTCGCCTGGCGACCGGGTGGCGCTGTTGATGAGAAACTGCCCGGCGTACGTCGAGGTGCTGTTCGCGTGCTGGCACGGCGGCTTCGTGGCGGTGCCGATCAACGCCAAGCTGGCGCCGCCGGAGATCGCCTACATCCTGGCCCATTCCGGCGCCCGCCTCTGTTTCGCGACGCCGGAGCTGGCGCAAACGGCGGCGTCGCTGCAGGCCGAACTGGACGACTTGGCGGCGGTGTTCTCGGTAGACGACGCCGACTATTTCAGCCTCGCGGCCGGCGACACCATCGCTGTGGTTCCGCGGATGCCGGACGACACGGCCTGGCTGTTCTACACCAGCGGCACCACCGGCCGGCCCAAGGGCGTGATGCTCAGCCACCGCAGTCTGCTTGCCATGACGCTAAGCTACTTCGCTGATGTGGACTCCATTGCCGCCGACGACTGCATCCTCCATCCGGCCCCGATGTCCCACGGCTCCGGCCTCTACATCCTGCCACACGTGGCGGCGGCTGCTCTACAGGTGATCCCGCCGAGCGGCGGCTTCGAGCCGGGGGAGATCTTCGATCTCATCGCCGCGCATCGTGGCGTCAGCATGTTCGCGGCCCCGACCATGGTGCACCGGCTGGTGTCGTTCGCCGAAGCTCGTCACGTCTCTCGCCGCGGCGCAACCGACAACCTCAAGACCATCGTCTATGGCGGCGGCCCGATGTATGTGGAGGACTGCAAGCAGGCTTTGGCGGTGTTCGGCAACAGGCTGGTGCAAATCTACGGCCAGGGTGAGAGCCCGATGACCATCACCGCGCTGTCAAAGGCGCGGCATGCAGAAACCGATCATCCGCGCTACGACGCCCGGCTGGCGTCGGTGGGCGTCGCCCATTCGGTTGTCGAGGTGGCGGTCGCCGATGCCGACGACAGGATGCTTCCGCC
This window of the Rhodospirillales bacterium genome carries:
- a CDS encoding AMP-binding protein gives rise to the protein MNVANLLARAGRSSADRSALAVGSQHYATYGELAGRVAALAGAFGRRFGLSPGDRVALLMRNCPAYVEVLFACWHGGFVAVPINAKLAPPEIAYILAHSGARLCFATPELAQTAASLQAELDDLAAVFSVDDADYFSLAAGDTIAVVPRMPDDTAWLFYTSGTTGRPKGVMLSHRSLLAMTLSYFADVDSIAADDCILHPAPMSHGSGLYILPHVAAAALQVIPPSGGFEPGEIFDLIAAHRGVSMFAAPTMVHRLVSFAEARHVSRRGATDNLKTIVYGGGPMYVEDCKQALAVFGNRLVQIYGQGESPMTITALSKARHAETDHPRYDARLASVGVAHSVVEVAVADADDRMLPPGETGEVLVRGDPVMTGYWRDPEASAETLRGGWLHTGDVGVFDEDGFLTLKDRSKDLIISGGANIYPREVEEVLLRHPAVAEVSVVGQPDREWGESIVAFIVTKSGAAIESAALDAVCNRDLARFKRPRRYVFTDALPKNNYGKILKTELRRRLVEQQQRATEDTSS